The Verrucomicrobiota bacterium genome has a window encoding:
- a CDS encoding type II toxin-antitoxin system HicB family antitoxin: protein MRTFTAVVERDPETGLFVGYIPGWPGAHSQGATLDELRVNLREVASMLLEDGEPRLEAEFIGTEAIAV from the coding sequence ATGCGGACGTTCACCGCCGTCGTGGAGCGCGATCCTGAAACGGGCCTGTTCGTGGGCTATATCCCTGGCTGGCCTGGGGCCCACTCGCAAGGTGCGACCCTCGATGAATTGCGCGTGAACCTTCGCGAGGTTGCGTCCATGCTGCTCGAGGATGGAGAGCCGCGCCTTGAGGCGGAGTTTATCGGTACGGAGGCGATCGCCGTCTGA